One genomic window of Nicotiana sylvestris chromosome 10, ASM39365v2, whole genome shotgun sequence includes the following:
- the LOC138879102 gene encoding uncharacterized protein, with product MEESTNDFLKKLLIDNQQLRTDFRNLERQMGQLATNQNTRPAGALPSDTEKNPQNAAELPEPVEAPRPPPPFLQRLQKKNDDRMFRKFLSMLSQVQLNIPLVDVLREIPKYAKYIKDIVAHKRRLTEFEIVALTEECTSRVQNKLPQKLKDPGIFMIPVRIGNIDVGHALCDLGASINLMPLSLFKKLGLGAPRPTTVMLQLADRSITHLEGVIEDVLL from the exons ATGGAAGAAAGTACCAATGATTTTCTAAAGAAGttgttgattgacaatcagcAACTCAGGACCGACTTCAGAAATCTTGAAAGGCAAATGGGGCAGTTAGCAACAAATCAAAACACTAGACCTGCAGGCGCTCTCCCCAGTGATACAGAAAAGAACCCTCAA AATGCTGCTGAACTTCCAGAGCCAGTGGAGGCCCCAAGGCCACCCCCACCTTTCCTCcagagattgcagaaaaagaatgatgatcgcatgttcagaaaatttctctctatgttgagccaGGTTCAATTGAATATCCCACTTGTTGATGTGCTTCGTGAAATTCCAAAGTATgctaagtacataaaagatatagtggctcacaagagaAGATTAACTGAATTTGAGATAGTggcacttactgaggagtgcacttcaagggtccaaaataagctccctcaaaagcttaaggatcctggcATCTTCATGATTCCTGTGCGcattggtaatattgatgtgggtCATGCTCTTTGCGATTTGGGGGCGAGCATAAATCTGATGCCTCTATCTTTGTTCAAGAAATTGGGCCTGGGAGCTCCAAGGCCCACTACTGTGATGTTGCAGCTGGCTGATAGATCGATAACACACCTTgaaggggtgattgaagatgtgttgTTGTAG